One Nerophis ophidion isolate RoL-2023_Sa linkage group LG06, RoL_Noph_v1.0, whole genome shotgun sequence genomic region harbors:
- the atxn7l2b gene encoding ataxin-7-like protein 2b isoform X3 gives MCGQSFTLAPKQRPRPGHPVNLSLSRERQKDSRCLEASITTAESPGHHNRPTKARKEAVSLSLVENPHLPHNAASTHRTYVSQFQPSVLPSGLSSSSSTSPSKRPPMQTSKHNIKQKCDLKKQSSEMDQGRQKPPCKLICNTEGILQQQRSQVLAKQSEACRNTELLPDKSKEQHLEALNKKITNLKNSLSSNCHILSRSRAASQSFPEEEADGTVKVEVQTPYPFNQHLLSGEESDDDEQEAATDLPATSWHPKPLSLCTFGCRSLACNIFTFDRRLHHLRFALTAMLEHHVSTHRWKKIPQASSGLRSHHVTESAKNVSGRSHTAGTLSLACASLGQLEKKSQSTKLPSNTSAKRPARLRNPIGLPGSNLLQNELSCSSVETSSRCSTDKRQPQVTSSQGPVNGHLSQGKKTCHPLPLQPSKRPVSALVRQPALLSPDKAASLHVKHKISGSNQRPLGKKRKSCSESQPLKCQRLSSLNCPISWKGEVRSSPEKRPASQIENKTS, from the exons ATGTGTGGACAGTCATTTACGTTAGCGCCGAAGCAAAGACCTCGCCCCGGCCACCCTGTCAACCTTTCCCTCTCCAGAGAGAGGCAGAAAGACAGCAGATGTCTCGAAGCGAGCATAACGACAGCAGAATCACCTGGCCACCATAACAGGCCCACAAAGGCTCGAAAGGAAGCTGTGAG TTTATCTTTAGTGGAGAACCCTCATCTTCCTCACAATGCTGCTTCCACACACAGAACTTATGTTTCTCAGTTTCAACCAAGTGTGCTGCCTTCAGGCCTCTCTTCCTCATCGTCTACCTCTCCTTCAAAGAGACCCCCGATGCAAACATCTAAACATAATATCA AGCAAAAATGTGACCTAAAGAAACAAAGCAGTGAGATGGATCAAGGAAGACAGAAGCCACCTTGCAAGCTAATATGCAAT ACTGAAGGCATCCTCCAGCAGCAGAGGTCGCAGGTGTTGGCGAAGCAGAGTGAAGCATGTCGTAATACGGAGCTGCTTCCTGACAAATCTAAAGAGCAGCATTTAGAagctttaaataagaaaataacaaaccTGAAAAACAGCCTGAGCAGCAATTGTCACATTCTCAG TCGGTCTCGAGCTGCATCGCAGAGCTTTCCAGAAGAGGAGGCTGACGGCACCGTGAAAGTGGAGGTCCAAACTCCATACCCCTTCAATCAGCATCTGCTCTCCGGCGAGGAGAGTGACGATGATGAGCAAGAGGCAGCTACTGATCTGCCTGCCACTTCTTGGCACCCCAAACCTCTTAGT CTTTGCACTTTTGGATGTCGCTCTCTGGCATGCAACATCTTCACCTTTGACAGGCGTCTGCACCACCTGCGGTTTGCCCTCACTGCCATGTTGGAGCATCATGTTAGCACCCACCGCTGGAA gaaaataCCTCAAGCATCATCAGGTCTCAGGTCTCATCACGTCACAGAGTCTGCCAAGAATGTGTCTGGACGTTCCCATACCGCTGGTACCCTCAGCCTTGCCTGTGCCTCACTGGGACAACTTGAAAAAAAGTCACAGAGCACTAAACTACCATCCAATACATCTGCAAAACGACCCGCCAGATTACGAAACCCTATCGGGTTACCCGGCTCCAATTTGTTGCAAAATGAGCTGTCGTGCAGTAGTGTGGAAACATCCTCAAGATGTAGTACAGACAAGCGCCAACCTCAGGTGACATCCTCCCAAGGACCAGTTAATGGTCACCTCTCACAAGGAAAAAAGACATGCCATCCTCTTCCTTTACAGCCCTCAAAGAGACCTGTGTCAGCTTTAGTGCGGCAGCCTGCTTTATTGTCCCCTGATAAAGCGGCGTCACTGCATGTTAAGCACAAAATATCAGGCTCTAACCAAAGGCCTCTAGGTAAAAAGAGAAAAAGTTGCAGTGAATCACAGCCTCTCAAGTGTCAGCGTTTGTCCTCCCTAAACTGCCCTATCTCCTGGAAAGGGGAAGTGCGGTCAAGCCCTGAGAAAAGGCCAGCATCCCAAATA GAGAATAAGACATCTTGA
- the atxn7l2b gene encoding ataxin-7-like protein 2b isoform X1: protein MMSVSLRERATTAMAVVEGRNPNLDDFVGLNWSCWVDRENIFTSDAGLCAEYGSVISETMTLSKEDKHIFGECPSHDDFYLVVCSHCGLVVKPQAFEKHCERRHDLVLKMCGQSFTLAPKQRPRPGHPVNLSLSRERQKDSRCLEASITTAESPGHHNRPTKARKEAVSLSLVENPHLPHNAASTHRTYVSQFQPSVLPSGLSSSSSTSPSKRPPMQTSKHNIKQKCDLKKQSSEMDQGRQKPPCKLICNTEGILQQQRSQVLAKQSEACRNTELLPDKSKEQHLEALNKKITNLKNSLSSNCHILSRSRAASQSFPEEEADGTVKVEVQTPYPFNQHLLSGEESDDDEQEAATDLPATSWHPKPLSLCTFGCRSLACNIFTFDRRLHHLRFALTAMLEHHVSTHRWKKIPQASSGLRSHHVTESAKNVSGRSHTAGTLSLACASLGQLEKKSQSTKLPSNTSAKRPARLRNPIGLPGSNLLQNELSCSSVETSSRCSTDKRQPQVTSSQGPVNGHLSQGKKTCHPLPLQPSKRPVSALVRQPALLSPDKAASLHVKHKISGSNQRPLGKKRKSCSESQPLKCQRLSSLNCPISWKGEVRSSPEKRPASQIENKTS from the exons CTGGTCTGTGTGCCGAATATGGGAGTGTCATCAGTGAGACCATGACCCTCAGCAAAGAAG ATAAGCACATATTTGGTGAGTGTCCTTCCCACGATGACTTCTACCTGGTGGTGTGCAGCCACTGTGGCCTGGTGGTAAAGCCGCAAGCCTTTGAGAAACACTGCGAGAGGCGACACGATCTCGTTCTGAAGATGTGTGGACAGTCATTTACGTTAGCGCCGAAGCAAAGACCTCGCCCCGGCCACCCTGTCAACCTTTCCCTCTCCAGAGAGAGGCAGAAAGACAGCAGATGTCTCGAAGCGAGCATAACGACAGCAGAATCACCTGGCCACCATAACAGGCCCACAAAGGCTCGAAAGGAAGCTGTGAG TTTATCTTTAGTGGAGAACCCTCATCTTCCTCACAATGCTGCTTCCACACACAGAACTTATGTTTCTCAGTTTCAACCAAGTGTGCTGCCTTCAGGCCTCTCTTCCTCATCGTCTACCTCTCCTTCAAAGAGACCCCCGATGCAAACATCTAAACATAATATCA AGCAAAAATGTGACCTAAAGAAACAAAGCAGTGAGATGGATCAAGGAAGACAGAAGCCACCTTGCAAGCTAATATGCAAT ACTGAAGGCATCCTCCAGCAGCAGAGGTCGCAGGTGTTGGCGAAGCAGAGTGAAGCATGTCGTAATACGGAGCTGCTTCCTGACAAATCTAAAGAGCAGCATTTAGAagctttaaataagaaaataacaaaccTGAAAAACAGCCTGAGCAGCAATTGTCACATTCTCAG TCGGTCTCGAGCTGCATCGCAGAGCTTTCCAGAAGAGGAGGCTGACGGCACCGTGAAAGTGGAGGTCCAAACTCCATACCCCTTCAATCAGCATCTGCTCTCCGGCGAGGAGAGTGACGATGATGAGCAAGAGGCAGCTACTGATCTGCCTGCCACTTCTTGGCACCCCAAACCTCTTAGT CTTTGCACTTTTGGATGTCGCTCTCTGGCATGCAACATCTTCACCTTTGACAGGCGTCTGCACCACCTGCGGTTTGCCCTCACTGCCATGTTGGAGCATCATGTTAGCACCCACCGCTGGAA gaaaataCCTCAAGCATCATCAGGTCTCAGGTCTCATCACGTCACAGAGTCTGCCAAGAATGTGTCTGGACGTTCCCATACCGCTGGTACCCTCAGCCTTGCCTGTGCCTCACTGGGACAACTTGAAAAAAAGTCACAGAGCACTAAACTACCATCCAATACATCTGCAAAACGACCCGCCAGATTACGAAACCCTATCGGGTTACCCGGCTCCAATTTGTTGCAAAATGAGCTGTCGTGCAGTAGTGTGGAAACATCCTCAAGATGTAGTACAGACAAGCGCCAACCTCAGGTGACATCCTCCCAAGGACCAGTTAATGGTCACCTCTCACAAGGAAAAAAGACATGCCATCCTCTTCCTTTACAGCCCTCAAAGAGACCTGTGTCAGCTTTAGTGCGGCAGCCTGCTTTATTGTCCCCTGATAAAGCGGCGTCACTGCATGTTAAGCACAAAATATCAGGCTCTAACCAAAGGCCTCTAGGTAAAAAGAGAAAAAGTTGCAGTGAATCACAGCCTCTCAAGTGTCAGCGTTTGTCCTCCCTAAACTGCCCTATCTCCTGGAAAGGGGAAGTGCGGTCAAGCCCTGAGAAAAGGCCAGCATCCCAAATA GAGAATAAGACATCTTGA
- the atxn7l2b gene encoding ataxin-7-like protein 2b isoform X2, protein MMSVSLRERATTAMAVVEGRNPNLDDFVGLNWSCWVDRENIFTSDDKHIFGECPSHDDFYLVVCSHCGLVVKPQAFEKHCERRHDLVLKMCGQSFTLAPKQRPRPGHPVNLSLSRERQKDSRCLEASITTAESPGHHNRPTKARKEAVSLSLVENPHLPHNAASTHRTYVSQFQPSVLPSGLSSSSSTSPSKRPPMQTSKHNIKQKCDLKKQSSEMDQGRQKPPCKLICNTEGILQQQRSQVLAKQSEACRNTELLPDKSKEQHLEALNKKITNLKNSLSSNCHILSRSRAASQSFPEEEADGTVKVEVQTPYPFNQHLLSGEESDDDEQEAATDLPATSWHPKPLSLCTFGCRSLACNIFTFDRRLHHLRFALTAMLEHHVSTHRWKKIPQASSGLRSHHVTESAKNVSGRSHTAGTLSLACASLGQLEKKSQSTKLPSNTSAKRPARLRNPIGLPGSNLLQNELSCSSVETSSRCSTDKRQPQVTSSQGPVNGHLSQGKKTCHPLPLQPSKRPVSALVRQPALLSPDKAASLHVKHKISGSNQRPLGKKRKSCSESQPLKCQRLSSLNCPISWKGEVRSSPEKRPASQIENKTS, encoded by the exons ATAAGCACATATTTGGTGAGTGTCCTTCCCACGATGACTTCTACCTGGTGGTGTGCAGCCACTGTGGCCTGGTGGTAAAGCCGCAAGCCTTTGAGAAACACTGCGAGAGGCGACACGATCTCGTTCTGAAGATGTGTGGACAGTCATTTACGTTAGCGCCGAAGCAAAGACCTCGCCCCGGCCACCCTGTCAACCTTTCCCTCTCCAGAGAGAGGCAGAAAGACAGCAGATGTCTCGAAGCGAGCATAACGACAGCAGAATCACCTGGCCACCATAACAGGCCCACAAAGGCTCGAAAGGAAGCTGTGAG TTTATCTTTAGTGGAGAACCCTCATCTTCCTCACAATGCTGCTTCCACACACAGAACTTATGTTTCTCAGTTTCAACCAAGTGTGCTGCCTTCAGGCCTCTCTTCCTCATCGTCTACCTCTCCTTCAAAGAGACCCCCGATGCAAACATCTAAACATAATATCA AGCAAAAATGTGACCTAAAGAAACAAAGCAGTGAGATGGATCAAGGAAGACAGAAGCCACCTTGCAAGCTAATATGCAAT ACTGAAGGCATCCTCCAGCAGCAGAGGTCGCAGGTGTTGGCGAAGCAGAGTGAAGCATGTCGTAATACGGAGCTGCTTCCTGACAAATCTAAAGAGCAGCATTTAGAagctttaaataagaaaataacaaaccTGAAAAACAGCCTGAGCAGCAATTGTCACATTCTCAG TCGGTCTCGAGCTGCATCGCAGAGCTTTCCAGAAGAGGAGGCTGACGGCACCGTGAAAGTGGAGGTCCAAACTCCATACCCCTTCAATCAGCATCTGCTCTCCGGCGAGGAGAGTGACGATGATGAGCAAGAGGCAGCTACTGATCTGCCTGCCACTTCTTGGCACCCCAAACCTCTTAGT CTTTGCACTTTTGGATGTCGCTCTCTGGCATGCAACATCTTCACCTTTGACAGGCGTCTGCACCACCTGCGGTTTGCCCTCACTGCCATGTTGGAGCATCATGTTAGCACCCACCGCTGGAA gaaaataCCTCAAGCATCATCAGGTCTCAGGTCTCATCACGTCACAGAGTCTGCCAAGAATGTGTCTGGACGTTCCCATACCGCTGGTACCCTCAGCCTTGCCTGTGCCTCACTGGGACAACTTGAAAAAAAGTCACAGAGCACTAAACTACCATCCAATACATCTGCAAAACGACCCGCCAGATTACGAAACCCTATCGGGTTACCCGGCTCCAATTTGTTGCAAAATGAGCTGTCGTGCAGTAGTGTGGAAACATCCTCAAGATGTAGTACAGACAAGCGCCAACCTCAGGTGACATCCTCCCAAGGACCAGTTAATGGTCACCTCTCACAAGGAAAAAAGACATGCCATCCTCTTCCTTTACAGCCCTCAAAGAGACCTGTGTCAGCTTTAGTGCGGCAGCCTGCTTTATTGTCCCCTGATAAAGCGGCGTCACTGCATGTTAAGCACAAAATATCAGGCTCTAACCAAAGGCCTCTAGGTAAAAAGAGAAAAAGTTGCAGTGAATCACAGCCTCTCAAGTGTCAGCGTTTGTCCTCCCTAAACTGCCCTATCTCCTGGAAAGGGGAAGTGCGGTCAAGCCCTGAGAAAAGGCCAGCATCCCAAATA GAGAATAAGACATCTTGA